From a single Shewanella denitrificans OS217 genomic region:
- the rnd gene encoding ribonuclease D produces MLAFEYISDDASLRALVEQYQSSPLLVLDTEFVRTRTYYARLGLIQAFDGKTLALIDPVAIEDLSPFWQLLTAPHITKLVHSCSEDLEVFAHYGHCQPAPLFDSQIAASLAGLGHGLGYAKLVQECLSVEIDKGESRTDWMKRPLTDAQLQYAANDVFYLYKLYPLLLEKLNANGRVEWLLEEGQRMTQDRLSLPDGESAYIKVKNAFQLLPEQLAYLKVLGKWRLEKALAKDLALGFVVKDHALIALAKKQPSSVAELNRMTELTEQEKRIHGRDLIRVLTTADLDNLPEQLDVIALKPGYKSTFKEIKNTITSLCEQADIPVEFLGSKRLIHELLLWLWHGKTTSMPLLLTGWRGAIVADALAEVSFSQ; encoded by the coding sequence TTGTTAGCTTTCGAATATATCAGTGATGATGCCAGCCTTCGGGCACTTGTTGAGCAGTATCAATCCAGCCCTCTATTAGTGTTAGATACAGAATTTGTGCGTACTCGTACCTATTACGCTAGGCTAGGCTTGATCCAAGCCTTCGATGGCAAGACCTTAGCCTTAATCGATCCGGTGGCTATTGAAGATTTATCGCCGTTCTGGCAATTGTTAACCGCACCTCATATCACTAAGTTAGTGCATTCTTGCAGCGAAGATTTAGAAGTCTTTGCTCATTACGGTCATTGCCAACCCGCGCCGCTGTTTGACAGTCAAATCGCCGCAAGTTTAGCGGGATTAGGTCATGGGTTAGGTTATGCTAAGTTGGTGCAAGAGTGCTTAAGTGTCGAGATAGACAAAGGCGAGTCACGTACCGATTGGATGAAGCGTCCACTGACTGATGCGCAGCTGCAATATGCCGCTAATGACGTATTCTATTTATATAAACTCTATCCTTTATTGCTTGAAAAGCTTAACGCCAATGGCAGAGTCGAGTGGCTGCTTGAAGAAGGCCAGCGTATGACACAAGACAGATTATCTCTGCCAGATGGTGAAAGCGCTTATATCAAGGTGAAGAATGCCTTCCAGTTGTTGCCAGAACAATTAGCTTACTTGAAAGTACTTGGGAAATGGCGGTTAGAGAAAGCCTTAGCGAAAGATTTAGCCTTAGGCTTTGTGGTGAAAGACCATGCGTTAATTGCCTTAGCCAAGAAGCAGCCCAGTAGTGTTGCTGAGCTTAATCGCATGACAGAGCTGACCGAGCAAGAAAAACGTATTCACGGCCGCGATCTTATTCGTGTTTTGACGACGGCAGATCTTGATAATTTACCTGAACAGCTCGATGTCATCGCATTGAAACCTGGCTATAAGTCGACCTTTAAAGAGATTAAAAACACCATTACCAGCTTGTGTGAACAGGCGGATATCCCAGTGGAGTTTTTAGGCTCTAAGCGCCTAATTCATGAGCTTTTGCTGTGGTTGTGGCATGGTAAAACGACATCAATGCCATTATTGCTGACAGGTTGGCGCGGGGCTATCGTGGCTGATGCGCTAGCAGAGGTTAGTTTCTCGCAATAA
- the minE gene encoding cell division topological specificity factor MinE has product MSLLDYFRSTKKPNTASLAKERLQIIVAHQRSGRGGGAPEYLPKMKQEIIEVIRKYVQISEDQVSVQLDQNDDNLSVLELNVTLPDTK; this is encoded by the coding sequence ATGTCATTACTCGATTATTTCAGAAGTACAAAAAAACCTAACACTGCGAGCCTAGCCAAGGAGCGCCTACAGATTATTGTGGCGCATCAGCGAAGCGGACGAGGCGGCGGCGCACCTGAATATTTGCCTAAAATGAAGCAAGAAATCATCGAAGTGATCCGTAAATATGTACAGATATCGGAAGACCAAGTGTCTGTGCAGCTAGATCAAAACGATGACAATCTGTCTGTTTTAGAGCTCAATGTCACTTTGCCAGACACTAAGTAA
- the minD gene encoding septum site-determining protein MinD, translating into MAQIIVVTSGKGGVGKTTSSAAIATGLALKGHKTVVIDFDIGLRNLDLIMGCERRVVYDFVNVINGEANLNQALIKDKRCDKLFILPASQTRDKDALTKEGVGRVLDDLSKDFDFIVCDSPAGIEQGAMMALYFADIAIVTTNPEVSSVRDSDRILGMLQSRSRRAEMSLEPIKEYLLLTRYSPARVKTGEMLSVEDVNDILAINLLGVIPESQAVLKASNSGVPVIIDQESDAGLAYSDTVARLLGEEVAFRFVSEEKKGFLKRIFGS; encoded by the coding sequence ATGGCACAGATTATTGTTGTCACTTCAGGTAAAGGCGGTGTGGGTAAAACAACATCGAGTGCAGCGATCGCGACAGGTTTAGCCCTTAAAGGTCATAAAACCGTGGTTATCGATTTCGATATTGGCTTAAGAAACCTTGATTTAATCATGGGTTGTGAGCGCCGAGTGGTGTATGACTTTGTCAATGTCATCAATGGTGAAGCAAACCTAAATCAAGCGTTAATCAAAGACAAGCGTTGCGATAAACTCTTTATTTTACCGGCTTCACAAACCCGCGATAAAGATGCCTTAACCAAAGAAGGCGTCGGCCGCGTATTAGATGACTTAAGCAAAGATTTTGACTTTATCGTCTGTGACTCTCCCGCTGGTATTGAGCAAGGCGCTATGATGGCACTTTATTTCGCCGATATTGCGATTGTGACCACTAACCCTGAAGTCAGTTCGGTTCGAGATTCTGACCGCATTTTAGGCATGCTGCAAAGCCGTTCTCGCCGCGCCGAAATGAGTCTTGAACCCATTAAAGAATACTTATTGTTAACCCGTTATTCCCCTGCCCGAGTAAAAACCGGTGAAATGCTCAGCGTTGAAGATGTCAATGACATTCTTGCAATCAACCTTTTAGGTGTTATTCCTGAGTCACAAGCCGTGCTTAAGGCATCAAACTCTGGCGTACCTGTCATCATAGATCAAGAAAGTGATGCAGGCCTTGCTTACAGCGATACCGTGGCACGATTACTCGGCGAAGAGGTGGCCTTCAGATTCGTTTCTGAGGAGAAAAAAGGGTTTCTTAAAAGGATATTTGGTAGCTAA
- the minC gene encoding septum site-determining protein MinC: MSKQSLELKATSFTLSVLHIKNHDLIALAAELDQKLSQAPQFFIGAPLVINLKAVEKHCLDLSALKTLLMDRQLIIVGITEASPELIEQARALGLAVIKSGKQATTAPLPQRETKVVKQNVRSGQQIYAKNADLVIFGAVGNGAEVIADGSIHIYGALRGKAMAGAAGDHNSVIIANSLEAELVSISGQYWLAEHLQQHSLDKRACIRRDGESLMVETLPQ; the protein is encoded by the coding sequence ATGAGCAAACAAAGTCTCGAGTTAAAGGCCACTTCTTTTACTCTGTCAGTACTTCATATTAAAAATCATGATCTGATTGCATTAGCTGCAGAACTGGATCAAAAACTGTCTCAAGCGCCGCAATTTTTTATCGGCGCCCCCTTAGTGATTAATCTCAAAGCCGTTGAGAAACACTGTCTCGATCTTAGCGCATTAAAAACCTTGCTTATGGACAGGCAACTTATTATTGTCGGTATCACAGAGGCAAGCCCAGAATTAATAGAACAAGCACGCGCCTTAGGCCTTGCTGTGATTAAATCCGGCAAGCAAGCAACCACTGCGCCACTGCCCCAAAGAGAAACCAAAGTCGTTAAACAAAATGTGCGCTCTGGACAACAAATATACGCCAAAAATGCTGACTTGGTTATTTTTGGTGCCGTGGGTAATGGCGCAGAAGTTATCGCCGACGGCAGTATCCATATTTATGGCGCCCTTAGAGGGAAAGCCATGGCAGGTGCTGCTGGGGATCACAATAGCGTGATAATCGCCAATTCTCTCGAAGCAGAACTCGTGTCTATTTCAGGCCAGTATTGGTTAGCGGAACATTTACAACAACACAGTTTAGATAAGCGTGCTTGCATCCGTCGTGATGGTGAGTCGTTAATGGTCGAAACATTGCCTCAATAA
- a CDS encoding YcgL domain-containing protein — protein MICTVYKSRRKLDTYLFVEKRDDFSSVPEALMTMFGPPQLVMLVPLSKRTSLAMADIEKVRSELKDKGYYLQLPPPKANLLEEHKLSLGIDKYAP, from the coding sequence ATGATTTGTACAGTCTATAAAAGTCGCCGAAAGCTAGATACCTACCTATTCGTCGAAAAACGCGATGATTTCAGTTCAGTGCCTGAAGCATTAATGACAATGTTTGGCCCACCTCAGTTGGTGATGTTGGTGCCATTATCGAAACGAACCAGTTTGGCCATGGCAGATATTGAAAAAGTAAGAAGTGAGCTTAAAGACAAAGGCTACTATTTACAATTGCCACCGCCAAAAGCCAATTTACTTGAAGAACACAAATTAAGCTTAGGGATAGATAAGTACGCGCCATAG
- a CDS encoding lytic murein transglycosylase, whose translation MFCKSVVVFCVYLTCCNLVSAQESGATFSDYLSGLKRVALEANISPMTVAQHFPKIKPFKRAQGHNSVFENTNLEQYIPKKVPDILVSTGRIFYQANEKAFDHIATKYGVQPRFLIALWGLSSDFGERQGRYPVLSVLASSAFEASLSGQVDHYGELFYIDEFIAALKILERYPYRFEDLTSSQQGTMGHMQIRPSQFLAYAKDGSGDGHIDIWHDISDAMTTTANMLQDIGWQSDSTWGRQIRATKALSADNISLAVQKTFSEWQQLGIRRFEGGDLPNRDDMRVSLLAPDGTDGRMYLIYFNYRALKRVNQDDKYLLAATYLSERIK comes from the coding sequence ATGTTTTGCAAATCAGTAGTTGTATTTTGTGTATACCTAACCTGCTGTAACCTTGTTTCAGCGCAGGAGAGCGGGGCGACTTTCTCTGATTATCTATCAGGGCTTAAGCGTGTCGCATTGGAAGCTAACATCTCGCCTATGACCGTGGCGCAGCACTTTCCTAAAATCAAGCCTTTCAAGCGTGCTCAAGGTCATAATAGTGTCTTCGAAAACACTAATCTAGAGCAATACATCCCAAAGAAAGTGCCTGATATTCTCGTCAGTACTGGGCGCATTTTTTATCAAGCCAACGAAAAAGCTTTTGATCATATTGCTACTAAATATGGGGTGCAACCGCGCTTTCTTATTGCCCTATGGGGCTTGAGCTCCGACTTTGGTGAACGCCAAGGGCGTTATCCTGTGCTATCTGTGTTGGCCTCATCGGCTTTTGAAGCGAGTCTAAGCGGGCAAGTGGATCATTATGGTGAATTATTCTATATTGATGAATTTATTGCAGCTCTTAAAATTTTAGAACGCTATCCCTATCGCTTTGAAGATCTCACCAGTAGCCAGCAGGGCACCATGGGTCATATGCAAATAAGACCAAGCCAGTTTTTAGCCTATGCTAAAGATGGCAGTGGTGATGGTCATATCGATATTTGGCATGATATTAGCGATGCTATGACAACCACAGCCAATATGCTACAAGACATAGGCTGGCAATCTGACTCAACTTGGGGCCGACAAATTAGGGCTACTAAAGCACTTAGTGCAGACAATATCAGTCTTGCAGTGCAAAAAACCTTCTCTGAATGGCAACAATTAGGCATAAGGCGCTTCGAAGGCGGTGATTTGCCCAATCGTGACGATATGCGGGTGTCCTTGCTCGCTCCCGATGGCACAGATGGCCGCATGTATCTGATTTATTTTAATTATCGGGCTCTTAAACGGGTCAATCAAGATGATAAATACTTATTGGCTGCGACCTATTTGTCTGAAAGAATTAAATAA
- a CDS encoding YcgN family cysteine cluster protein, producing MAFWTEKTLAEMTPTEWESLCDGCGKCCLNKLIDDETEELYYTNASCHLLNLETCSCKRYPERFEYVPECTAITVENIASLTWLPDSCAYRRLYLGRTLPSWHPLLTGSKDAMHKAGISVKDKIISEIKVRNIEEHIVLWPLKDID from the coding sequence ATGGCTTTTTGGACAGAGAAAACCTTGGCAGAAATGACCCCAACAGAATGGGAATCTTTATGTGATGGCTGCGGCAAATGCTGTTTAAATAAGCTTATCGATGATGAGACAGAAGAACTCTACTACACCAATGCCAGTTGCCATTTACTCAATCTAGAAACTTGCAGCTGCAAGCGTTACCCTGAACGTTTTGAATACGTGCCTGAATGCACTGCCATTACCGTGGAAAACATTGCTTCTTTGACTTGGTTGCCTGATAGCTGTGCCTATCGCAGGTTATACTTAGGTCGGACCTTACCCAGTTGGCATCCCTTGCTGACAGGTTCTAAAGATGCCATGCACAAGGCTGGCATTTCAGTAAAAGACAAAATCATCAGTGAAATTAAAGTGCGTAACATTGAAGAACACATCGTACTTTGGCCATTAAAAGACATAGATTAA
- the dsbB gene encoding disulfide bond formation protein DsbB, giving the protein MSKLVTFSQQRSAWLILMFSALGLEASALYFQYVMLLDPCVMCIYIRVAVLGLILAGLVGSIAPRFWIVRFLGMSLWGVSSAWGAKLSFELYQMQANPSPFSTCSFYPEFPTWMPLDAWMPSIFMPTGMCSDIPWTMMSLSMTQWTLIAFVGYSIAFLLFIYPGLLYKKPTNPYS; this is encoded by the coding sequence TTGTCTAAATTAGTGACGTTTAGCCAGCAAAGAAGTGCATGGTTGATATTAATGTTCAGTGCATTAGGCCTTGAAGCCTCTGCACTGTATTTTCAATATGTGATGCTACTAGACCCCTGCGTCATGTGTATTTACATTCGTGTCGCTGTGTTAGGACTTATCTTAGCGGGACTGGTTGGCAGCATAGCACCGAGATTTTGGATAGTGCGGTTTTTGGGCATGTCACTCTGGGGAGTCAGCAGTGCATGGGGGGCGAAATTATCCTTTGAGCTTTATCAAATGCAGGCTAATCCCTCGCCTTTCTCTACCTGTTCATTCTATCCAGAATTTCCGACTTGGATGCCGCTGGATGCCTGGATGCCTTCCATTTTCATGCCAACAGGCATGTGCAGTGACATTCCTTGGACCATGATGTCACTGAGTATGACTCAATGGACCTTAATCGCCTTCGTTGGGTATTCAATCGCGTTTTTGCTATTCATCTACCCTGGATTACTGTACAAGAAACCCACTAATCCATACAGTTAA
- the nhaB gene encoding sodium/proton antiporter NhaB encodes MPANKIDALFVNFLGNSPKWYKLAILSFLVINPLIFFFINPFVAGWVLVLEFIFTLAMALKCYPLQPGGLLAIQAVAIGMTSPSQVLHEIQANLEVLLLLIFMVAGIYFMKQLLLFVFTKMITKVRSKTYLSLLFCVAAAFLSAFLDALTVIAVIIAVGIGFYSIYHKVASGKDFSSDHDHTSESHDQLNADDLESFRGFLRNLLMHAGVGTALGGVCTMVGEPQNLIIAAQAHWQFGEFFIRMSPVTIPVLLSGLLTCVVVEKLKWFTYGVQLPENVHKILSDYDAYEDTHRSDRDKVKLIIQALVGVWLVAGLALHLASVGLIGLSVIILTTAFNGITDEHSLGKAFEEALPFTALLAVFFAIVGVIIDQRLFAPVIQWALTFEGNAQLVVFFIANGVLSMVSDNVFVGTVYINEVKSALLSGQITRDQFDLLAVAINTGTNLPSVATPNGQAAFLFLLTSALAPLIRLSYGRMVIMALPYTLVLSIVGIVTIESGFLVEMTQYFYDNNIIMHHSAKELTESVVGH; translated from the coding sequence ATGCCTGCGAACAAAATTGATGCGTTATTTGTTAACTTTTTAGGAAATTCTCCCAAATGGTACAAACTCGCTATTTTGTCATTTCTAGTCATTAACCCATTAATATTTTTCTTCATTAACCCCTTCGTCGCTGGTTGGGTATTGGTCCTAGAATTTATTTTCACCTTAGCCATGGCACTTAAATGTTACCCGTTACAACCCGGTGGTTTGCTAGCCATTCAAGCTGTGGCTATCGGCATGACCTCCCCATCTCAGGTATTGCATGAAATCCAAGCCAATTTAGAAGTGTTATTACTGCTTATCTTTATGGTGGCAGGCATCTACTTCATGAAGCAGCTACTCCTTTTTGTGTTTACTAAGATGATCACTAAGGTACGCTCTAAAACCTATTTATCATTACTGTTTTGCGTCGCAGCGGCCTTCTTATCAGCATTCCTCGATGCATTGACTGTCATCGCGGTCATTATCGCTGTAGGCATAGGTTTCTACTCGATTTATCATAAGGTGGCATCCGGCAAAGACTTTAGTTCAGATCACGACCATACCTCTGAGTCCCATGATCAACTCAACGCCGATGATTTAGAATCCTTTCGTGGCTTTCTGCGTAACCTGCTAATGCATGCCGGTGTCGGTACCGCCCTTGGCGGTGTTTGTACCATGGTAGGTGAACCACAGAACTTAATCATTGCAGCCCAAGCCCATTGGCAATTCGGTGAATTCTTTATCCGAATGTCACCTGTGACCATACCTGTGCTTTTGTCTGGCTTATTGACCTGTGTGGTAGTCGAGAAATTAAAATGGTTCACCTATGGCGTACAACTACCAGAAAACGTCCATAAAATATTAAGCGATTACGATGCCTATGAAGATACGCATCGTAGTGACCGCGATAAAGTGAAGTTAATTATTCAAGCCTTGGTGGGTGTCTGGTTAGTTGCAGGACTCGCATTACACTTAGCTTCTGTGGGTTTAATTGGTTTATCCGTCATTATTTTAACCACAGCCTTTAACGGCATTACCGATGAACATTCTTTGGGTAAAGCCTTCGAAGAAGCACTGCCTTTCACTGCGTTACTTGCAGTATTTTTTGCGATCGTCGGCGTTATCATAGATCAAAGACTATTTGCCCCTGTCATTCAATGGGCGCTAACCTTCGAGGGCAATGCACAGCTCGTGGTCTTTTTCATCGCTAACGGGGTATTGTCTATGGTCAGTGACAACGTCTTTGTCGGTACCGTTTACATTAATGAAGTGAAAAGTGCTTTGCTTAGTGGTCAAATTACCCGAGATCAATTCGACTTATTAGCTGTGGCTATCAATACGGGCACCAACTTACCATCAGTTGCCACGCCCAATGGCCAAGCCGCCTTCTTGTTCCTATTGACCTCAGCTTTAGCCCCACTCATTCGCCTGTCTTATGGTCGAATGGTTATCATGGCACTGCCTTACACCCTAGTTTTGTCGATTGTCGGCATAGTGACTATCGAGTCAGGCTTCTTGGTGGAAATGACGCAGTATTTTTATGATAACAACATCATCATGCATCATTCAGCCAAAGAATTGACTGAAAGCGTGGTCGGACATTAA
- the fadR gene encoding fatty acid metabolism transcriptional regulator FadR — protein sequence MIINAKGPASFAEKYIVRSIWDNKFPPGSILPAERELSELIGVTRTTLREVLQRLARDGWLKIQHGKPTQVNNFWETSGLNILETIADLNPEGFPVLVDQLLSARTNVSAIYFRGALRNNPDQAVDVLAGIHQLENTAEAFAEFDYQLHHRLAFSSGNPLYVLILNGFKGLYSRVGRYYFSSSDARALALNFYVELEKLALAKNYIDVPAVMRSYGINSGKMWQRLRDDMPADIAQDKS from the coding sequence ATGATTATCAATGCCAAAGGACCTGCAAGTTTTGCAGAGAAATATATTGTGCGTTCTATTTGGGATAATAAGTTCCCACCAGGGTCTATTTTACCCGCTGAACGGGAACTTTCTGAGCTTATCGGGGTAACTCGCACCACGTTACGTGAAGTATTGCAGCGCCTTGCGAGGGATGGTTGGCTGAAGATCCAACACGGTAAACCGACTCAGGTGAATAACTTCTGGGAAACCTCTGGGCTGAATATTCTTGAGACTATCGCCGATTTAAATCCGGAAGGTTTTCCTGTCTTGGTTGATCAATTGTTATCTGCAAGAACCAATGTCAGCGCAATTTATTTCCGTGGTGCCTTAAGAAATAATCCTGATCAAGCCGTAGACGTGCTTGCCGGTATTCACCAACTTGAAAACACCGCAGAAGCCTTTGCTGAGTTTGACTACCAATTACATCATAGACTGGCATTTTCTTCTGGCAACCCACTTTATGTATTGATATTGAATGGTTTTAAAGGCTTGTATAGCCGAGTGGGTCGTTACTATTTTTCCAGCAGCGATGCCAGAGCCTTAGCACTGAATTTTTATGTGGAATTAGAAAAGCTTGCCCTAGCTAAGAACTACATTGATGTGCCAGCAGTGATGCGCAGCTATGGTATCAATAGCGGTAAAATGTGGCAAAGACTGCGAGATGATATGCCCGCAGACATCGCCCAAGATAAAAGCTAA
- a CDS encoding SpoVR family protein, whose amino-acid sequence MAKRRTKPLDDGPEWTFDLLQAYLTEIERVAGIYKITSYPNQIEIITAEQMMDAYAGIGMPIGYTHWSFGKKFIETEQGYRRGQMGLAYEIVINSDPCIAYLMEENTITMQALVIAHACFGHNSFFKNNYLFESWTEASSIIDYLVFSKNYIRECELKYGIEQVELTLDSCHALMNYGVDRYKRPSKISLKEEQDRQQDREAYLQSQVNDLWRTVPTTQSEASHSNKPNFPAEPQENILYFIEKKAPLLEPWQREIVRIVRKMAQYFYPQKQTQVMNEGWATFWHYTILNHLYDDGLVTDRFMLEFLQSHTGVVAQPSYNSKYYSGINPYALGFSMFVDIRRICEHPTDEDKIWFPDIAGSDWLTTLHFAMKNFKDESFISQYLSPKIIRDFKFFSILDDEKRSQMSISAIHDEQGYKDIRFQLSQQYNLSNLEPNIQVQNVKVNGDRSLTLRHIPSNHIPLDGSLDEVLKHLHRLWGFDVSLEQVDEQGEVTVLGTCVTDGAD is encoded by the coding sequence ATGGCCAAACGACGCACAAAACCACTTGATGATGGACCCGAATGGACCTTTGATTTGCTGCAAGCCTATCTTACTGAAATCGAGCGAGTGGCAGGCATTTATAAAATAACCAGCTATCCAAATCAAATCGAAATCATCACTGCCGAACAAATGATGGATGCGTATGCGGGTATTGGCATGCCCATAGGTTACACCCATTGGTCATTTGGCAAAAAGTTTATTGAAACCGAACAAGGCTATCGCCGCGGTCAAATGGGCTTAGCCTATGAAATTGTGATTAACTCTGATCCTTGTATTGCCTATTTAATGGAGGAGAATACCATTACCATGCAGGCATTGGTGATTGCTCACGCCTGCTTTGGTCACAATAGTTTCTTTAAAAACAACTACTTATTCGAATCCTGGACAGAAGCCAGCTCCATCATAGATTATTTGGTATTTTCCAAAAACTATATCCGTGAATGTGAGCTTAAATATGGCATAGAACAAGTTGAATTAACTTTAGATTCTTGCCATGCATTAATGAATTATGGCGTCGATAGGTATAAGCGCCCCAGCAAAATCTCTTTAAAAGAAGAGCAAGATCGCCAGCAAGATAGAGAAGCCTACCTGCAAAGTCAGGTCAATGATCTATGGCGTACCGTACCGACGACTCAGTCTGAGGCAAGCCACAGCAACAAACCCAACTTCCCAGCCGAACCTCAGGAGAATATACTCTATTTTATTGAGAAAAAGGCGCCATTATTAGAGCCTTGGCAGCGAGAAATTGTCAGAATAGTGCGAAAGATGGCACAGTATTTTTATCCGCAAAAACAAACCCAAGTCATGAACGAAGGTTGGGCGACTTTCTGGCATTATACTATCCTCAATCACCTCTATGACGATGGCCTAGTCACAGACAGATTTATGTTGGAGTTCCTTCAAAGCCACACAGGCGTAGTGGCACAACCTAGCTACAACAGTAAATATTATTCCGGCATCAACCCTTATGCTCTTGGGTTTAGCATGTTTGTGGATATTCGCCGTATTTGTGAACATCCTACCGATGAAGATAAAATTTGGTTTCCCGACATTGCCGGCAGTGACTGGTTAACCACACTGCATTTCGCCATGAAAAATTTTAAGGACGAAAGCTTTATTAGCCAATATCTCTCCCCTAAAATCATTCGTGATTTTAAATTCTTCAGTATTCTAGATGATGAAAAACGCAGCCAGATGTCAATTTCAGCCATTCACGATGAACAAGGCTATAAAGACATACGCTTTCAGCTGTCTCAGCAATATAATCTGTCAAATTTAGAACCTAATATTCAAGTGCAAAACGTCAAAGTGAATGGCGATCGCTCATTAACCTTAAGACATATCCCAAGTAACCACATCCCATTAGACGGTAGTCTAGACGAAGTGCTAAAACACCTTCATCGTCTATGGGGTTTTGATGTGTCACTGGAGCAAGTTGATGAACAAGGGGAAGTCACAGTGCTGGGTACATGCGTGACCGATGGCGCCGACTAA
- a CDS encoding YeaH/YhbH family protein, whose translation MANFIDRRLNAKGKSTVNRQRFIERYKKQIKQAVSDAVTRRSVTDIDKGEKVSIPTKDISEPMFRQGKGGVRERVHPGNDRFNRGDKIDRQKGGEGGSGQGEASDSGEGDDDFVFQISKDEYLELLFEDLELPNLQKNRLNKLVEYQIYRAGFTNDGVPANINIVRSLRSSLARRIAMSAGKKKQLAVYEAELELLENTPGAKAEAILELKEKISELKKQIAKVPFIDTFDLRFNNFAKREKPSSQAVMFCLMDVSGSMDQATKDMAKRFYILLYLFLTRTYKNLEVVYIRHHTQAKEVDEHEFFYSQETGGTIVSSALKLMHEIQQDRYPANEWNIYAAQASDGDNWADDSPYCRDLLTNKILPLVRYFSYIEITHRSHQTLWNEYEKLQQSFDNIAVQHIKDAGDIYPVFRELFRKQAV comes from the coding sequence ATGGCAAATTTTATTGATAGACGCTTGAATGCAAAAGGCAAAAGCACTGTCAATCGGCAGCGTTTTATCGAGCGATATAAAAAACAAATCAAACAAGCCGTCAGCGATGCTGTGACTCGTCGCAGTGTGACTGACATAGACAAAGGTGAAAAGGTCAGCATTCCTACCAAGGACATCAGTGAGCCCATGTTTCGCCAAGGAAAGGGAGGCGTACGTGAGCGTGTGCATCCTGGCAACGATAGATTCAACCGCGGCGATAAAATTGATCGTCAAAAAGGCGGTGAAGGTGGATCAGGTCAAGGTGAGGCGAGTGATTCTGGAGAGGGTGATGATGATTTTGTATTTCAAATTTCAAAGGATGAGTATTTAGAACTGTTATTTGAAGATCTAGAATTGCCCAACTTACAAAAAAACCGCTTAAATAAATTAGTGGAATATCAGATTTACCGCGCGGGCTTCACCAACGATGGGGTTCCTGCCAACATCAATATCGTGCGTTCACTGCGATCATCCCTTGCAAGACGCATCGCCATGTCGGCGGGTAAGAAAAAACAATTAGCGGTTTATGAGGCAGAACTTGAACTGCTTGAGAATACCCCCGGCGCCAAAGCCGAAGCCATTCTGGAGTTAAAAGAGAAAATCAGCGAACTGAAAAAGCAAATAGCCAAAGTGCCTTTTATTGATACCTTTGATCTGCGCTTTAATAATTTCGCCAAACGTGAAAAGCCCTCTAGCCAAGCTGTGATGTTTTGCTTGATGGACGTCTCAGGCTCCATGGATCAAGCCACTAAGGACATGGCTAAGCGATTTTATATCTTGCTGTACTTATTTTTAACCCGCACCTACAAAAATCTGGAGGTTGTCTATATCCGCCATCACACTCAAGCCAAGGAAGTCGATGAACATGAATTTTTCTACTCTCAAGAAACCGGCGGTACCATTGTATCTAGCGCCTTGAAATTAATGCATGAAATACAGCAAGACAGGTACCCCGCGAACGAATGGAATATCTACGCCGCACAAGCCTCAGACGGTGACAACTGGGCCGATGACTCCCCCTATTGTCGCGACTTGCTGACCAATAAAATATTGCCGCTTGTGCGCTATTTCAGTTACATAGAAATAACCCATAGATCGCATCAAACATTGTGGAATGAATACGAAAAACTACAACAAAGCTTCGACAACATTGCTGTGCAGCACATCAAAGACGCAGGAGATATTTACCCCGTCTTTAGAGAGCTATTTAGAAAGCAAGCAGTATAG